A part of Bombus huntii isolate Logan2020A chromosome 16, iyBomHunt1.1, whole genome shotgun sequence genomic DNA contains:
- the LOC126874667 gene encoding venom allergen 5.02-like, with protein sequence MMLDRNARQLTLILTVVSVASANNLWPSCSGKTMMRSTDLSCEEKQTILDEHNRLRQLVALGQINGQPSAANMREMIWDDELAAMAQRWTNRCAEIHDDLRNVRRFSVGQNMARAWTTRPPGPYDDQPNWRQMINGWFDEVHHYQTGYSDATGHYTQLVWGDTYLVGCGYSFYYDPARGYTKNYVCNYGPSGNVIGFEPYQSGQPACGNYGMLYSNRYAGLCSAEHYYYLGALCSYG encoded by the exons ATGATGCTCGATAGAAATGCCAGGCAACTGACGTTGATCTTGACCGTGGTCTCCGTGGCCTCCGCCAACAATCTGTGGCCATCGTGCTCCGGAAAAACTATGATGA GATCCACAGATCTATCCTGCGAGGAGAAACAGACTATCTTAGACGAGCATAATCGCTTGAGACAACTAGTGGCTCTGGGCCAGATCAATGGACAGCCCAGTGCTGCCAATATGAGAGAAATG ATCTGGGACGACGAATTGGCTGCCATGGCGCAAAGGTGGACGAATCGGTGCGCTGAGATCCACGACGATCTAAGGAATGTTC GCAGGTTCTCTGTGGGGCAAAATATGGCTCGAGCATGGACAACGAGGCCCCCGGGACCGTACGACGACCAGCCAAACTGGCGCCAGATGATCAACGGCTGGTTCGACGAGGTACATCACTATCAAACAGGCTATAGCGATGCCACCGGCCATTACACTCAG CTTGTCTGGGGTGACACATATCTGGTGGGCTGTGGCTACTCCTTCTATTACGATCCTGCCCGGGGCTACACCAAGAACTACGTCTGTAACTATGGGCCCAG CGGGAACGTGATCGGCTTTGAACCGTATCAATCGGGCCAGCCTGCCTGTGGCAATTACGGGATGCTTTATTCAAATCGATACGCTGGCCTTTGTT CTGCGGAGCACTACTACTATCTGGGAGCGTTGTGCAGTTATGGTTAA